The following are from one region of the Paenibacillus sp. JZ16 genome:
- a CDS encoding DUF4183 domain-containing protein: MPGQPGNPGLQGDQGIQGPPGVPGLPGSDGASGIPGQTGVQGLPGIQGIPGEQGIPGPQGPPGPPGPPGPQGIQGLPGSVIVPEIIVLPTTLRYFYVLMSEVNLDAPFAISAQQFTDDDGNPFQSIEVGPNTTSTVYINGMIQEGRIYTLTPDALTLYSPGDVLLAGTPILLEVLYLTVQVVP, encoded by the coding sequence TTGCCTGGTCAGCCAGGCAATCCGGGGCTCCAAGGTGATCAAGGCATTCAAGGGCCTCCAGGCGTGCCAGGTCTTCCGGGCTCCGACGGAGCATCCGGCATTCCGGGTCAGACGGGCGTCCAAGGGCTGCCAGGTATTCAAGGCATTCCCGGTGAGCAAGGCATCCCAGGCCCTCAAGGTCCTCCGGGCCCTCCCGGGCCCCCTGGTCCACAGGGCATCCAAGGATTACCGGGAAGCGTGATAGTGCCGGAGATCATTGTACTGCCAACCACGCTTCGTTATTTTTATGTATTGATGTCCGAGGTTAATCTGGATGCTCCCTTCGCCATATCTGCCCAGCAATTTACGGATGATGACGGAAATCCATTTCAGAGCATCGAGGTCGGTCCGAACACCACCTCAACGGTTTATATCAACGGCATGATTCAGGAAGGCCGAATATATACCCTCACGCCGGACGCTCTAACCCTGTATTCCCCCGGCGATGTGCTCCTGGCCGGCACCCCGATCTTGCTGGAGGTTTTATATCTCACCGTTCAGGTGGTGCCTTGA